GCTTACTCTACTGCTGTAAAGCGATTTAGCCATGTTAACTTCATCTGCATACGAATCATGCGACTGCATAATAATGACTGAATAATTTGATTTTCTGGCCGCCACTTCAATTCCGCTAATTAATGATGATAAGAAGGGCTGGGTAATAGTAGGAATTAATACACCAATCGTTTTAGATTTGTTTCCTCTTAATCCCGCAGCCAAAGTATTTGGAACAAAACCCATTTCTTCAGCTGTTTTTTTCACTTTTTTAATCGTCTTATCACTAATACTAGGATGGTCTTTCAACGCTCGTGAAATTGTAGATGTAGCTAGATTAAGTCTCTCCGCAATATCATAAATAGTTACATGTCTATGTTCTTCCATTATTCTGTGAATTAGTGGTAAATATACTATAATTTTAAAATGAGCAAATGCAACAATAAGCATTATTTTTAAAACTATATGCATAAAACTTATTAATAAAAAATGTAATACATAATTTTTGCCCTAAAAAATAACAGATAAAACAATATGAAAATTATTTTTTTGATTAAAATTTTCAAGTTATACATATTTTTTCTTTTCTTTACGCAATCGGTTGTATTCTTTTGCCGCTGCTAAAAAAATGTAAACTTCAAAATAAAAAATCATTCATATGAAAACAAAAAATATAAAATACCGGATTTTGATACTTATCTCATTTTGGTGTTCGGCACAAAATAAAGCAGTACAATATCCATTTCAGAATACTGATCTTACTTTTGAAGAACGAGTAGAAAATTTAGTCAGCCAATTAACACTAGAAGAAAAAGTAGCACAAATGTTAAATGCTGCCCCCGCAATTCCTCGACTTGGAATTCCTGCTTATGACTGGTGGAATGAAACGTTGCATGGTGTAGCCAGAACTCCTTTTAAAACAACCGTTTTTCCGCAGGCTATCGCAATGGCTGCAACTTTTGATAAAAATTCACTTTATAAAATGGCTGATTATTCTGCTTTAGAAGGCAGGGCAATTTACAATAAGGCCGTCGAACTTAATAGGACGAATGAGCGTTATCTTGGATTGACGTATTGGACTCCAAATATTAATATTTTTCGAGATCCAAGATGGGGACGCGGACAAGAAACTTATGGCGAAGATCCGTATCTTACGGCCACTTTAGGCGATGCGTTCGTAAGAGGGCTTCAAGGTGATGATCCTAAATATTTAAAAGCTGCGGCTTGTGCAAAACACTACGCTATTCATAGCGGACCAGAATCTTTACGCCACACTTTTGATGTTGATGTTACACCATACGAACTGTGGGATACCTACCTGCCTGCTTTTAAAAAATTAGTAACCAGCTCTAATGTGGCTGGAGTTATGTGTGCGTACAATGCGTTCAGAACGCAGCCTTGCTGTGCCAGCGACATTTTAATGACTGATATTCTGAGAAAACAATGGAAATTTACCGGATATGTCACATCTGACTGCTGGGCGATAGACGATTTTTTCAAAAACCATAAAACACATCCTGATGCAGAATCAGCTTCAGCAGATGCTGTGTATCACGGAACGGATGTAGATTGCGGAACTGATGCCTACAAATCACTTGTGGCGGCTGTTAAAAATGGAAAAATTACCGAAGAACAAATTGATATTTCTGTAAAACGTCTTTTTATGATCCGCTTCAGACTGGGAATGTTTGACCCTGTTTCAATGGTTAAATATGCGCAGACTCCTTCTTCCGTTCTAGAATGTGATGCTCATAAAGATCATGCTTTAAAAATGGCGAGACAGTCTATTGTACTGCTTAAAAATGAGAAAAATACGCTGCCATTGAGCAAAAAACTGAAAAAGATCGTAGTACTTGGTCCAAACGCTGACAATTCAATTTCTATTCTTGGAAATTACAACGGAACTCCATCAAAATTAACCACCGTTTTAGAGGGAATCAAAGAAAAAGTAAGCCCAGAAACTGAAGTAGTTTATGAAAAAGCGGTCAATTTTACTAATGATACGTTACTGGTTTATAAAGATCTTAAGAATCACTATTTTTATGAAGGAAAACAAGGCTTTAAGGCAGAATATTTTACTAACACCAAATTATCTGGCAAGCCTGAAATGACCAGAACAGAATCTGAAATTCATAATTTCTGGCAGGAAGGTGCAGTAGTTGCCGAAAATATTAAAGCCAATCATTTTTCGGCACGCTACACTACAAATTTTAAGGCTGATGAAAATGGTTTTATAACTTTTGAAATTCTTGCAGATGACGGTTATCGATTTATAATTGATGGAAAAGAAGTTATAAATGCATGGGACAAAAACCGCTGGGGAGAAAAAACCTATAAACTGCAAACTAAAAAAGATGCAGTCTATAAAATTGTGCTGGAATACTGGCAGGGAGAAGGAAAAGCCGAAGTATCTTTACAAACAGGAAATTTTGTAAAAACCGACTTCAATGCTTTAATAGAGCTCCATAAAAATGCAGATGCCTTTATTTTTGCAGGAGGTATTTCACCTCAGCTGGAAGGAGAAGAAATGCCAGTGAATGCGCCTGGATTTAATGGCGGAGATCGTACCTCTATTTTGCTGCCAGAGGTTCAGACCAATCTTTTAAAAGCACTCAAATCTTCAGGGAAACCAGTAGTTTTTCTGATGATGACAGGCAGCGCGATAGCCATACCTTGGGAAGCCGAAAATATTCCAGCAATACTTAATACTTGGTACGGAGGACAATCTGCGGGAACAGCCTCTGCAGATGTTATTTTTGGAGATTACAATCCGGCCGGCAGACTTCCTGTTACATTCTATAAAAACGATTCTGATTTACCTTCGTTTACTGATTATAAAATGGATAATAAAACGTATCGCTACTTTAAAGGCACTCCGATTTATGGATTTGGCTATGGACTTAGTTATACCGAATTTAAATACAGCGGGCTAAAAACTCCGCTTAAAATAAAAAAAGGAAAGCCAATTACTGTATCTGTCAAAGTAACCAATACAGGAAAAAAAGAAGGAGAAGAGGTAGCACAATTGTATGTAATTAATCAAAATTCGGCAGTAAAAACACCATTAAAAGCACTTAAAGGATTTGAAAGATTTAACTTGAAACCTGGCGAAAATACTATTGTTAACTTTAATCTCTCTCCCGAAGACCTCTCTTTTGTAACAGAGGACGGAAGTTTAAAACAATATGCAGGAAAAGTTCAAATTTCAATTGGAGGCAGCCAGCCCGATG
This is a stretch of genomic DNA from Flavobacterium endoglycinae. It encodes these proteins:
- a CDS encoding glycoside hydrolase family 3 protein, whose protein sequence is MKTKNIKYRILILISFWCSAQNKAVQYPFQNTDLTFEERVENLVSQLTLEEKVAQMLNAAPAIPRLGIPAYDWWNETLHGVARTPFKTTVFPQAIAMAATFDKNSLYKMADYSALEGRAIYNKAVELNRTNERYLGLTYWTPNINIFRDPRWGRGQETYGEDPYLTATLGDAFVRGLQGDDPKYLKAAACAKHYAIHSGPESLRHTFDVDVTPYELWDTYLPAFKKLVTSSNVAGVMCAYNAFRTQPCCASDILMTDILRKQWKFTGYVTSDCWAIDDFFKNHKTHPDAESASADAVYHGTDVDCGTDAYKSLVAAVKNGKITEEQIDISVKRLFMIRFRLGMFDPVSMVKYAQTPSSVLECDAHKDHALKMARQSIVLLKNEKNTLPLSKKLKKIVVLGPNADNSISILGNYNGTPSKLTTVLEGIKEKVSPETEVVYEKAVNFTNDTLLVYKDLKNHYFYEGKQGFKAEYFTNTKLSGKPEMTRTESEIHNFWQEGAVVAENIKANHFSARYTTNFKADENGFITFEILADDGYRFIIDGKEVINAWDKNRWGEKTYKLQTKKDAVYKIVLEYWQGEGKAEVSLQTGNFVKTDFNALIELHKNADAFIFAGGISPQLEGEEMPVNAPGFNGGDRTSILLPEVQTNLLKALKSSGKPVVFLMMTGSAIAIPWEAENIPAILNTWYGGQSAGTASADVIFGDYNPAGRLPVTFYKNDSDLPSFTDYKMDNKTYRYFKGTPIYGFGYGLSYTEFKYSGLKTPLKIKKGKPITVSVKVTNTGKKEGEEVAQLYVINQNSAVKTPLKALKGFERFNLKPGENTIVNFNLSPEDLSFVTEDGSLKQYAGKVQISIGGSQPDEKNGVKNSITTQIEIED